CGCGTTTGCCCATTGAGCAAAAATGGTACATTCGGTACATAAAACCAATCTGGTGCTTCCGCGCCTTTTTCAAGGGGATCGGTCAAGCGCCAGTAAATTCCTAAGTCTTGCCCTATACAGTATTCCCCTTCAGGATTTAATTGCTTGAGGATGGGTGTAATTGAGTCAGTTAGTAGAAGGCTTTGGGGATGTTCTTGCCAATTTTTGCCTCCGGCACGCTCCGCGAACACGAACGTACCATTGGACTCAGGAAGCTGGGTATGATCGGGGAAGGGGAAAGGAGCGAGAGCGTTGGGTGGATCGGTTACAGAAGTCATAACGCTACCTTTGCACTTTTGGTAAAGGTTATTTTTAGTTTAGCTTGCGTAGGCGTAGCCCGCACTTCTCTACGAGACGCTGCGCGAACGGCTGCGCCCTTCTCTACGAGAGGCTGCGCCAACGGCTACGCTCAGGACAGGCTCAGTGACCATCGTAGACATCGCTTTCTCAATATTCTCCACCCAGATTCTAAATTGCACGCCAATTACTTCCAGTCGCCTGAGAAAGATTTTCAGATTGACAGATCAGTAGTTTTATTAGATACCTAAACTAAAACCGGATTTTGAGGGTGGCAGAATGTAAAATATTAACTTATTCTTTACCTGTCTTTGAAAAAATCAGGGTGTGTAGTGCCAGAAGAATTCAGTTGCCAAATTTCACCGCCATTTTTGTCTGAGGGTAGCGATCGCGATCTTGGTTTAGATTCAACCCTCCAAGAACTACCAATGTATAATTTCTCAGTGGAAATTAGCCACACCGGGATGGAAGTGGCTAGTTTTTTGGACAAATACCCCTTGCTACCAGGAGTAATTTTGGTAGAACAGGGAAATTTCATTGGGATGATTTCGCGGCGGCGACTACTAGAATTTTTGATTCGTCCATTCGGACAAGAGTTATTTGTTCAGCAACCATTAGCTGTTCTCTACAGCTATGTGCGGACACCGATGTTGCTTGTTACTGATACAACATCGATTTTAACAACAATGCAACTGAGCTTAAAGCGATCGCCAGAATTATTAGCAGAACCAATTGTAGTAGAAACCGAATCTGGTGCTTATAGATTATTAGATGTCCAAGAATTGAATATTATTTCTTGGCAAATTCGAGGAATCGACAATCTGATCCGCTATGAACGCAGTCAAGCCCAAATGATTCAAAATGATAAAATGGCAAATTTGGGGCGTTTAGTAGACGGCGTAGCCCACGAAGTTTTAGACCCAGTGGGTTTTATTTGGGGTAACATAATCTATGTTTCAAACTACAGTCAAGATTTACTCAAACTAATCGCCGCTTACGAGCAAGAGTTACCATCAGTTTCTCCGGCCATTAATCAGATTAAAGAAGAGATTGAATTTGATTTTTTAGAACAAGATTTGTCGCGATCGCTTGCTAGTATTCGCACGGGAGCGGAAAGATTAAAAAAACTCGTTACTAGTTTGCAAAACTTCTGTCATATTGATGAACTTTTTCCCAAGCCAGTAGATTTACACGCCTGTATAGATAGCATTATTTTATTAATTAATAGCCGTCTTCAAGGAGAAATTGAAATCGTCAAATACTACGGTCAATTACCCCCAGTGTATTGCTTTATGGGGCAATTAAACCAGGTTTTGATGAATATTTTAAGTGAAGTTGTGGATACTTTACTCAATGAAGCAGTGCGACAGCAGTTACATTTAGAAGAGACAAAGACTGTTCAAAAACCCCGAATTGAGATTACCACAGAAGTTATATCCCAAGAAGCAAGCAACCCAGATGCACCAGATTCTCGCTGGGTTTTAATTCGCATTGCTGATAATGGCTCTGGAATGTCTGAAGAATTACAACAGCAAATTATGGAGTCTTTTTCTCTGGAAACAAAGAATGGTAAAAATACTGGTTTAGCAGTAAGTTATCGAATTATCACTGTAAGACATGGCGGTAAATTAAATTTCCATTCACAGATTGGTATAGGTACAAAATTTGAAATTTTATTACCTCTGGTGTAAGAAGATAGATTGAGAAAAATGATCCATATATTAACAATTTTTTCAAATAAATAATTGCTCAAATACTGATTCTGAAATCAGCATGAGATCGTGTTTAAGTTAGTCTTTGATCACTTTCGGATACTTAAATGTTATTTAAGGTTTCCCACTCATCTAAAGAAACTTCAAACTCTCTCTTAACTTCTTCCATAACTAAATTTTCTGTCTCAAAATAGCCAATTTCTGAAATTTCTCCCGCTTGGGATACATCGAAACGGTAAAAGCCAGAATCGGTTGTATATTGCACAATTCTAATTTCTTTAGGTGGATCTAAATCTTTGTATATCCCATCTATACATATACGTCGATATATAGCTCCAGTAGATTTATGGTTCTGATTTAAGAAAACACGATACTTGAGTACAGGAAACCTTTGCTTAAATAATTCAAGGAGTTCAAAGAATACATCACATGCTTTTGCTTCGTCTCCAACTTCTCGGAGAATAATATTTTTCCATCCTGCTGTTGATTCGTACCATTTATAATATCGAGCTACCCAGTCGTGGAACTGACTAAAGGAAGGATTCTCTTCTTCAATTAAGATCCCATTTTCCTCCATAGCACAAAAATAGCCACCAATAAAGCCACTTAATGCAGTTAAGGAACGCTGTCCTAAAAACATTTGTGGTCTTGGTCTCATCATTTCTAAAATCTCATAAATATTTTTCATTTATATCGCCTATTTAGAAAACAATATACTTTATTTAGTGATATTTTTCCTGCAATACAGCGCTTCTGGCTATTATGCAATACAGTTTTTCTCCTTGCCCTCTCCTATCAAAGCTTTCAGATTTGAGGATGTACCTCATAGCTGCCGGAAGTGCTGTATAGCCTCAGCCCCACTTTTAAAAAAGCAGGGCTGTTTCATTTTTTCACCTGAGTTCTTTATTATTAAAATATCGTTTTTAGCAAATTTTCGCCACGTTGGTAAATCTCCCGCGCGTGATCAGTCCAAGCACCTTGTCCCCAATAACGAAAACAACTGGTTTGCAACAACAGGTTATGTAGAAGAACATTACGATAATGAGATTGTCTGGTTACAGGTTCTCCTGAGTCAACTTGTTGTAATGGATCAAATTTTTGATGAAATAAACTACTTAATTGATACATGGGAGACAACACATTTTCATATCCTTTTACCCAACTGATATGATTTGTCCACGAGGCTCCATCCATATGAAAATTAGAGTTTGTTTGCTTTAATTCTTGAATGGCATTCTCTACAGCTTGCGGTTGAATATTATCTGGTGAAACTCGCTCCCAAATCTGATGTTGCCCCAC
This portion of the Nostoc sp. GT001 genome encodes:
- a CDS encoding ATP-binding protein, whose product is MPEEFSCQISPPFLSEGSDRDLGLDSTLQELPMYNFSVEISHTGMEVASFLDKYPLLPGVILVEQGNFIGMISRRRLLEFLIRPFGQELFVQQPLAVLYSYVRTPMLLVTDTTSILTTMQLSLKRSPELLAEPIVVETESGAYRLLDVQELNIISWQIRGIDNLIRYERSQAQMIQNDKMANLGRLVDGVAHEVLDPVGFIWGNIIYVSNYSQDLLKLIAAYEQELPSVSPAINQIKEEIEFDFLEQDLSRSLASIRTGAERLKKLVTSLQNFCHIDELFPKPVDLHACIDSIILLINSRLQGEIEIVKYYGQLPPVYCFMGQLNQVLMNILSEVVDTLLNEAVRQQLHLEETKTVQKPRIEITTEVISQEASNPDAPDSRWVLIRIADNGSGMSEELQQQIMESFSLETKNGKNTGLAVSYRIITVRHGGKLNFHSQIGIGTKFEILLPLV